In the genome of Aspergillus flavus chromosome 8, complete sequence, one region contains:
- a CDS encoding cyclin-dependent kinase regulatory subunit: MDIDMSRRNKKPRLLLESERERLDEFIDSIHYSARYSDDQFEYRHVQLPKNMLKKIPADYFDSSKGTLKLLWEEEWRALGITQSLGWEHYEVHEPEPHILLFKRPLNYQPPMSQ; encoded by the exons ATGGACATCGATATGAGCAGGAGGAATAAGAAGCCCCGCCTTCTGCTGGAATCTGAACGAGAAAGGCTCGATGAATTTATCGATTCTATCCACTATTCCGCGAG ATACTCTGATGATCAATTTGAATACCGTCATGTTCAGCTCCCCAAAAACATGCTCAAAAAGATCCCGGCCGACTACTTTGACAGCTCGAAGGGAACTCTTAAACTGCTTTGGGAAGAGGAGTGGAGAGCCCTGGGGATTACACAG AGCTTGGGTTGGGAGCACTACGAGGTTCATGAGCCGGAACCACACATTCTGCTATTCAA GCGCCCCCTCAACTACCAGCCACCAATGTCACAGTAA